The following proteins come from a genomic window of Larimichthys crocea isolate SSNF chromosome XV, L_crocea_2.0, whole genome shotgun sequence:
- the gpr61 gene encoding G-protein coupled receptor 61 yields MERPVTPSPSWNTSLSGLPTFPTSLHPNISNVTPPVASVQDGVALNQALALCAMLIMDVLAVVGNLAVMIVITKTPQLRKFAFVFHLCLVDLLAALVLMPLGILSDRILVDEALCRSYLCLSVCLVSAAILTICAINVERYYYIVHPMRHEVKMTVGVVVMVLVGIWIKAVVMSVLPLLGVLLQGNQSLGTPSVLIHGQRHCSLHWTGGGITRLVFMVFFTFIYFLCPMLIILVVYCNMFKVARVAAMQHGPLPTWMDTPRQRSESISSHSTMAASLGGTGARTTPQRTFSGGKAAVVLVAVGGQFLCCWLPYFSFHLYSAVVSTSPTSLAQLEDVVTWIGYFCFTSNPFFYGCLNRQIREELSRHLACLFKRAGPSEGEQLPSREASIEENFLQFLQGTGCNLEPCNSHSPEEPETEVLQESAVQQNTPADFHIPGQILEETSEFIQRQQLNNELHVSENCCKTVPEL; encoded by the coding sequence ATGGAGCGTCCTGTCACACCGAGCCCCTCCTGGAACACTTCACTCTCCGGCCTCCCCACCTTTCCAACCTCACTGCATCCCAATATCTCTAACGTGACCCCGCCTGTTGCAAGTGTCCAAGATGGGGTAGCTCTAAACCAAGCGTTGGCGCTGTGTGCTATGCTTATCATGGATGTGCTGGCAGTGGTGGGGAACTTGGCCGTGATGATTGTCATCACCAAAACACCACAGCTGCGCAAGTTTGCTTTTGTGTTCCACCTCTGTCTGGTGGACCTGCTGGCAGCACTGGTGTTGATGCCTCTAGGGATACTGTCAGACCGGATCCTGGTGGACGAGGCGCTGTGTCGGAGCTACCTCTGCTTGAGTGTGTGTCTAGTGAGTGCTGCCATCCTCACCATATGTGCCATCAATGTGGAGCGCTACTACTACATCGTCCACCCCATGCGTCATGAGGTGAAGATGACAgtgggggtggtggtgatggtacTAGTGGGAATCTGGATTAAAGCCGTCGTTATGTCAGTGCTGCCTCTCTTGGGGGTGCTGCTCCAGGGGAACCAGAGTCTGGGGACTCCTTCAGTCCTCATTCACGGTCAGAGACACTGCTCCCTCCACTGGACGGGAGGCGGAATCACACGGCTGGTTTTCATGGTCTTCTTTACATTCATCTATTTTCTGTGCCCCATGTTGATCATTCTGGTGGTCTACTGCAACATGTTCAAGGTGGCACGAGTAGCAGCCATGCAGCACGGCCCCCTTCCTACTTGGATGGACACGCCGCGACAACGGTCCGAGTCCATCAGCAGCCACTCCACTATGGCAGCCAGCCTTGGTGGAACTGGTGCCCGCACCACCCCTCAGAGGACCTTCAGTGGTGGGAAGGCTGCAGTGGTCCTGGTGGCAGTGGGAGGCcagtttctctgctgctggctgccaTATTTTTCCTTCCATCTCTACTCGGCTGTGGTGTCTACCTCTCCCACCTCACTGGCCCAGCTAGAGGATGTAGTCACATGGATTGGCTATTTCTGCTTCACCTCCAACCCCTTCTTCTATGGCTGCCTAAACCGGCAGATTCGTGAGGAGCTGAGCCGCCACCTGGCTTGCCTCTTTAAGCGGGCTGGGCCTAGCGAAGGGGAGCAGCTGCCCAGCCGCGAGGCCTCTATTGAGGAGAACTTTTTGCAGTTCCTTCAGGGCACTGGATGCAATCTGGAGCCCTGCAACTCTCACAGCCCAGAGGAGCCAGAGACTGAAGTTCTTCAGGAATCAGCTGTTCAGCAGAACACGCCAGCTGACTTCCACATCCCAGGGCAGATCCTTGAGGAAACCTCAGAGTTCATACAGCGGcaacagctaaacaatgagctgcaTGTATCAGAGAACTGCTGCAAAACTGTACCAGAGCTGTAG
- the gnai3 gene encoding guanine nucleotide-binding protein G(i) subunit alpha yields the protein MGCTISAEDKAAVERSKMIDRNLREDREKSSREVKLLLLGAGESGKSTIVKQMKIIHEDGYSEEECKQYKVVVYSNTIQSILAIIRAMGRLKIEFGDAARADDARLLFALASSAEEGVMSPELTTVIQRLWSDVGVQTCFDRSREYQLNDSAAYYLNDLDRICEPGYVPTQQDVLRTRVKTTGIVETHFTFKDLYFKMFDVGGQRSERKKWIHCFEGVTSIIFCVALSDYDLVLAEDEEMNRMHESMKLFDSICNNKWFTLTSIILFLNKKDLFEEKISRSLLTICYPEYSGGQSYEEAAAYIQCQFEDLNKRKDTKEIYTHFTCATDTKNVQFVFDAVTDVIIKNNLREIGLY from the exons ATGGGCTGCACGATAAGCGCCGAGGACAAAGCTGCAGTGGAGAGGAGTAAAATGATTGATAGAAACCTgcgagaagacagagagaaatccTCCAGAGAAGTCAAACTGCTCCTGCTCG GTGCTGGGGAATCTGGGAAAAGCACGATAGTAAAGCAGATGAA AATCATTCATGAAGATGGCTACTCAGAAGAGGAGTGCAAGCAGTACAAAGTGGTGGTGTACAGCAACACCATCCAATCCATCCTGGCTATCATCAGGGCAATGGGCCGGTTAAAGATAGAGTTTGGGGATGCTGCCCGGGCG GATGATGCCCGCCTGCTCTTTGCCCTGGCAAGCTCAGCAGAAGAAGGGGTGATGTCGCCAGAGCTGACGACTGTGATTCAGAGGCTGTGGAGCGATGTTGGAGTTCAGACGTGCTTTGATCGATCACGGGAGTATCAGCTCAACGACTCTGCTGCATA CTACCTGAATGACTTGGACAGGATCTGTGAGCCGGGCTATGTCCCGACTCAGCAGGATGTGCTACGTACGCGTGTGAAGACCACTGGCATCGTGGAAACTCACTTCACCTTCAAGGATCTCTACTTCAA GATGTTTGATGTTGGGGGTCAGCGctcagagaggaagaagtggaTCCATTGTTTTGAGGGAGTCACAAGTATAATTTTCTGTGTAGCACTCAGTGACTATGACCTCGTCTTGGCTGAGGATGAGGAGATG AATCGGATGCATGAGAGCATGAAACTTTTTGACTCCATCTGCAACAACAAGTGGTTCACGCTCAcctccatcatcctcttcctcaacAAGAAGGACCTGTTTGAAGAGAAGATAAGCAGGAGCCTGCTCACTATCTGCTACCCTGAATACTCTG GTGGTCAGTCGTATGAGGAGGCTGCAGCTTATATCCAGTGCCAGTTTGAAGACTTGAATAAACGAAAGGACACCAAGGAGATCTACACCCACTTCACTTGTGCCACAGACACCAAGAATGTGCAGTTTGTGTTCGATGCCGTCACCGACGTCATCATCAAGAACAACTTGAGGGAGATCGGGCTCTACTAA